In the Vanessa cardui chromosome 10, ilVanCard2.1, whole genome shotgun sequence genome, one interval contains:
- the LOC124533107 gene encoding uncharacterized protein LOC124533107: MADQLYPDTKVTQRITFSQRVREITQCFVSTSDVLRMLSSSESVALLLHLTIFTFDLTFTIYVLLQLLNLDGKFYEHKMREVLQIAWLFYHTIKIVLLVEPCYRTQEKVSSTRLLVARIMCYVTSEGDPLGDEIDDFVKQLALNNLSYSAMGICTIGRPVISTIIGSVTTILVFLYQL, translated from the exons ATGGCTGACCAATTATATCCAG ATACTAAAGTAACGCAGAGGATAACATTTTCACAAAGAGTTCGTGAAATCACCCAGTGCTTCGTCTCAACGAGCGATGTTTTGAGGATGCTGAGCAGTTCAGAGAGTGTCGCTTTACTTTTGCATCTAACGATATTCACATTCGATTTAACTTTCACCATCTATGTTTTGCTGCAGTTGTTAAACCTTGACg gaaAGTTTTACGAACATAAAATGAGAGAAGTACTACAGATTGCATGGCTTTTTTATCATACCATTAAAATAGTATTACTCGTGGAGCCATGTTACCGGACTCAAGAAAAG GTCTCAAGTACGCGCTTATTGGTGGCCCGCATTATGTGCTACGTGACCTCAGAAGGTGACCCTTTGGGAGATGAAATAGATGATTTTGTCAAACAACTAGCGCTTAACAATTTATCTTATTCCGCTATGGGAATATGCACCATAGGTAGACCTGTTATATCCACG ATTATTGGCAGCGTCACAACAATATTAGTCTTTCTGTATCAGCTCTAA